One stretch of Salmo trutta chromosome 7, fSalTru1.1, whole genome shotgun sequence DNA includes these proteins:
- the LOC115197686 gene encoding secretory carrier-associated membrane protein 5 — MAENNFPPLPRFIPLKPCFYQDFNEIPDVHRSMCKKLYYLWIFNSATLAVNLIGCLAWMCGGGGATNFGMAILWLILFTPCSYVCWFRPIYKAFKTDSSFNYMAFFFVFMAQVVISIIQCIGIPGWGICGWLATITFFSTNIGSAVVMLIPTIMFTAMAVLSFTGLTKVHNMYRGTGGSMSKAQEEWTTGAWKNPHVQQAAQQAAVGVAQGAMQQQQPQYSQAPTYNYDDPGM, encoded by the exons ATGGCAG AAAACAATTTCCCTCCCCTGCCTCGCTTCATCCCTCTGAAGCCATGTTTCTATCAGGATTTTAACGAGATCCCAGATGTACACCGTTCCATGTGCAAGAAGCTGTACTACCTATGGATCT TTAACAGTGCCACCTTGGCGGTCAATCTGATTGGCTGCCTGGCGTGGATGTGCGGCGGGGGCGGAGCCACTAACTTTGGCATGGCCATTCTGTGGCTCATCCTGTTCACCCCCTGCTCCTACGTGTGCTGGTTCAGACCCATCTACAAGGCCTTCAA GACTGACAGCTCGTTCAACTACATGGCGTTCTTCTTCGTGTTCATGGCCCAGGTGGTGATCAGCATCATTCAGTGTATAGGCATCCCAGGCTGGGGCATCTG tggctggctggctaccaTCACCTTCTTTAGCACCAATATAGGCTCTGCTGTTGTCATGCTGATCCCCACCATCATGTTCACTGCCATGGCTGTCCTCTCCTTCACCGGGCTCACCAAG GTGCACAACATGTACCGTGGCACTGGGGGCAGTATGAGTAAAGCCCAGGAGGAGTGGACCACCGGGGCCTGGAAGAACCCTCACGTCCAGCAGGCAGCGCAGCAGGCCGCTGTGGGGGTGGCGCAGGGAGCCATGCAGCAGCAACAACCCCAGTACTCACAGGCACCCACCTACAACTACGACGACCCGGGCATGTAG